The proteins below are encoded in one region of Pseudomonas putida NBRC 14164:
- a CDS encoding efflux transporter outer membrane subunit, whose protein sequence is MTFAQTPLHRALQALTRGRGSRLLGAGLCVALLSACTLSPDYHRPELNSPAAQFKHAEGWSQATPSDAIARGAWWEIYGDTGLNALVEELNRSNQTVAQSEAQYRQAQALVRSSRAALFPSLDLSASKNRSAQGTGSSSSSLSNNSSGIRNTYNAQLGVSWEIDLWGKLRETMNANEASAEASLADLASIRLSQQSELVQNYLQLRVIDEQKRLLEATVAAYERSLRMTENQYRAGVSGPDAVAQARTQLKSTQADLIDLIWQRAQFENAIAVLLGKTPADFALADSKAIPALPQIPVSLPSQLLERRPDIAAAERNVMAANANIGVSRAAYFPDLSLSMSGGYSSSSFSNWIELPNRYWSVGPQLALTLFDAGKRSAEVDRTVAVYDQTVAQYRQTVLDGFKEVENLLVQLKVYGDEAVVRQEALDAARESLRLTENQYRAGLIGYLDVVNVQTTALSNERSVLNLLQGRLVASVQLVAALGGGWDAEQAFAEQD, encoded by the coding sequence ATGACTTTTGCCCAGACCCCACTTCACCGTGCGCTGCAAGCGCTGACCCGTGGGCGTGGCTCGCGCCTGCTCGGCGCCGGGTTGTGCGTGGCCTTGCTCAGTGCCTGTACCCTGAGCCCGGACTACCACCGCCCCGAGCTGAACAGCCCGGCGGCGCAGTTCAAACACGCCGAAGGCTGGAGCCAGGCCACGCCATCCGATGCCATCGCCCGCGGCGCCTGGTGGGAAATCTACGGCGATACCGGGCTGAATGCGTTGGTCGAGGAGCTTAACCGCAGCAACCAGACCGTGGCGCAATCAGAAGCGCAGTACCGCCAGGCCCAGGCGCTGGTGCGCAGCAGCCGTGCGGCGCTGTTCCCCAGCCTGGACCTGAGTGCCAGCAAGAACCGCTCGGCGCAGGGTACCGGCAGCTCCAGTTCCAGCTTGTCCAACAACAGCAGCGGCATCCGCAATACCTACAACGCCCAGCTCGGTGTCAGCTGGGAAATCGACCTGTGGGGCAAGTTGCGCGAAACCATGAATGCCAACGAGGCCAGTGCCGAAGCCAGCCTCGCCGACCTCGCTTCGATCCGCTTGAGCCAGCAATCGGAGCTTGTGCAGAACTACCTGCAATTGCGGGTCATCGATGAGCAGAAGCGTTTGCTGGAAGCCACCGTGGCGGCCTATGAGCGCTCGTTGCGGATGACCGAAAACCAGTACCGCGCTGGTGTCTCTGGCCCGGATGCCGTCGCCCAGGCGCGTACCCAGCTGAAGAGCACCCAGGCTGATTTGATCGACCTGATCTGGCAGCGTGCGCAGTTCGAGAACGCCATCGCCGTGCTGCTGGGCAAGACCCCGGCCGATTTTGCCCTGGCTGACAGCAAGGCCATTCCGGCATTGCCGCAAATTCCGGTTTCGCTGCCGTCGCAGCTGCTGGAGCGTCGGCCGGACATCGCTGCTGCCGAACGCAACGTGATGGCGGCCAACGCCAATATCGGTGTGTCGCGGGCCGCGTACTTCCCCGACCTCAGCCTGAGCATGAGTGGTGGTTATTCCAGCAGCAGCTTCAGCAACTGGATCGAACTGCCCAACCGCTACTGGTCGGTAGGCCCGCAGCTGGCGCTGACCCTGTTCGACGCCGGCAAGCGCAGCGCCGAGGTGGACCGTACGGTGGCGGTGTATGACCAGACCGTGGCGCAGTATCGCCAGACCGTGCTGGATGGCTTCAAGGAAGTGGAAAACCTGTTGGTGCAGTTGAAGGTGTATGGCGATGAAGCCGTGGTTCGCCAGGAGGCGCTGGACGCTGCCCGCGAGTCGCTGCGCCTGACCGAGAACCAGTACCGCGCGGGGCTGATTGGCTACCTGGATGTCGTCAACGTACAGACCACGGCGCTGAGCAACGAGCGCAGCGTGTTGAACCTGCTGCAAGGGCGCCTGGTGGCCAGTGTGCAACTGGTGGCCGCGCTGGGCGGCGGCTGGGATGCAGAGCAGGCGTTTGCCGAGCAGGACTGA
- the tpx gene encoding thiol peroxidase codes for MAQVTLKGGPVQVNGELPKIGAQAPAFSLVGEGLADKSLKDYAGKRKVLNIFPSVDTPTCATSVRKFNAQANDVANTVVLCISADLPFAQARFCGAEGLENVKNLSTLRGREFLENYGVAIADGPLAGLAARAVVVLDENDKVLHSELVGEIADEPNYDAALAVLK; via the coding sequence ATGGCTCAAGTGACTCTCAAAGGCGGCCCGGTTCAGGTCAACGGCGAACTGCCGAAAATCGGCGCCCAGGCTCCGGCATTCTCCCTGGTCGGTGAAGGCCTGGCTGACAAGTCGCTGAAGGACTACGCCGGCAAGCGCAAGGTGCTGAACATCTTCCCGAGCGTTGACACCCCAACCTGCGCCACCTCCGTGCGCAAGTTCAACGCCCAGGCCAACGATGTGGCCAACACCGTGGTGCTGTGCATCTCCGCCGACCTGCCGTTTGCCCAAGCACGCTTCTGCGGTGCCGAAGGCCTGGAAAACGTGAAGAACCTGTCGACCCTGCGTGGCCGCGAGTTCCTCGAAAACTACGGCGTTGCCATCGCCGACGGCCCGCTGGCCGGCCTGGCTGCCCGTGCCGTGGTGGTGCTGGATGAAAACGACAAAGTGCTGCACAGCGAACTGGTTGGCGAAATTGCTGACGAGCCGAACTACGATGCAGCGCTGGCAGTACTGAAGTAA
- a CDS encoding MdtA/MuxA family multidrug efflux RND transporter periplasmic adaptor subunit, with translation MQVSNSRSPRRWLVGLLILLLVAALAWWLWPAATPAHKEAGGGGRGGKGMGMMGGRPGFGGSSEAVPVRVEPVRVGDFPLYYKALGTVTATNTVNVRSRVAGELVKIHFKEGQQVKAGDLLAEIDPRSYRIALQQAEGTLAQNQAQLKNAQVDVARYKGLYAEDSIAKQTLDTAEAQVAQFQGLVKTNQAQVNDARLNLDFTQIRAPINGRVGLRQLDLGNLVAANDTTALVVITQTEPINVAFTLPETELSTVLERYRSGASLPVEAWDRSDSKLQSTGVLGSIDNQIDITTGTLKFKGRFENKDLALFPNQFVNVRLLADTLKQVIMAPAAAIQFGNDGTFAYVVNAENTVNVRKIRVGASDGENSVILEGLKAGDRLVLEGTDRLREGTKVEVVEDSSQVPTTPGQHLQGQEAKGSAHTEAQPGNAAGKAGA, from the coding sequence ATGCAAGTGTCCAATTCCCGTTCCCCCCGTCGCTGGCTCGTCGGCCTGCTGATCCTGCTGCTGGTGGCTGCCCTGGCCTGGTGGCTGTGGCCTGCAGCAACGCCTGCGCATAAAGAAGCCGGCGGCGGCGGGCGCGGTGGCAAGGGCATGGGCATGATGGGCGGCCGCCCGGGCTTCGGCGGCTCCAGCGAAGCGGTGCCGGTGCGCGTCGAACCGGTACGCGTGGGTGACTTCCCCCTGTATTACAAAGCCCTGGGCACAGTCACTGCCACCAACACGGTCAATGTGCGCAGCCGTGTGGCTGGCGAACTGGTGAAGATCCACTTCAAGGAAGGCCAGCAGGTCAAGGCCGGCGACCTGCTCGCCGAAATCGACCCGCGCTCGTACCGCATCGCCCTGCAGCAGGCCGAAGGTACGCTGGCGCAAAACCAGGCGCAGCTTAAGAACGCCCAGGTGGATGTAGCCCGCTATAAAGGCCTGTACGCCGAAGACAGTATCGCCAAGCAAACCCTCGACACCGCCGAAGCGCAGGTGGCGCAGTTCCAGGGGCTGGTCAAGACCAACCAGGCACAGGTCAACGACGCCCGGCTGAACCTCGACTTCACCCAGATCCGTGCGCCGATCAACGGCCGCGTGGGCCTGCGTCAGCTGGACCTGGGCAACCTCGTTGCGGCCAACGACACCACGGCACTGGTGGTGATTACCCAGACCGAGCCGATCAACGTCGCCTTCACCCTGCCGGAAACCGAGCTGAGCACCGTGCTGGAACGCTACCGCAGCGGCGCCAGCCTGCCGGTCGAGGCCTGGGACCGCAGTGACAGCAAGCTGCAGTCCACAGGCGTGCTGGGTAGCATCGACAACCAGATCGACATTACGACCGGTACGCTCAAGTTCAAGGGCCGCTTCGAGAACAAGGACCTCGCCCTGTTCCCCAACCAGTTCGTCAACGTGCGCCTGCTGGCCGATACCCTCAAGCAGGTGATCATGGCCCCGGCAGCGGCCATCCAGTTTGGTAACGACGGTACCTTTGCCTATGTGGTAAACGCTGAAAATACGGTGAACGTGCGCAAGATCAGGGTCGGCGCCAGCGATGGCGAGAACAGCGTCATCCTCGAAGGCCTGAAGGCGGGTGACCGCCTGGTGCTGGAAGGCACCGACCGCCTGCGCGAAGGCACCAAGGTGGAAGTGGTCGAAGACAGCTCGCAAGTACCGACCACCCCAGGCCAGCACCTGCAAGGCCAGGAAGCCAAAGGTTCGGCGCACACTGAAGCGCAGCCTGGCAACGCAGCAGGCAAGGCGGGCGCATGA
- a CDS encoding MdtB/MuxB family multidrug efflux RND transporter permease subunit, which yields MNLSRLFILRPVATTLSMLAIVLAGLIAYKLLPVSALPQVDYPTIRVMTLYPGASPQVMTSAVTAPLERQFGQMPGLSQMASTSSGGASVLTLRFNLDMNMDVAEQQVQAAINAASNLLPSDLPAPPVYNKVNPADTPVLTLAISSKTMPLPKLNDLVDTRVAQKLAQISGVGMVSIAGGQRQAVRIKVNVDALAANGLNLDDVRTLIGASNVNQPKGNFDGPTRVSMLDANDQLRSPEEYANLILAYTNGAPLRLKDVAEIVDGAENERLAAWANENHAVLLNIQRQPGANVIEVVDRIKELLPSITDNLPAGLDVSVLTDRTQTIRAAVKDVQHELLIAIVLVVMVTFVFLRRFSATLIPSIAVPLSLIGTFGVMYLAGFSVNNLTLMALTIATGFVVDDAIVMLENISRHIEEGETPMQAALKGARQIGFTLISLTFSLIAVLIPLLFMADVVGRLFREFAITLAVAILISLVVSLTLTPMMCARLLKREPKEEEQGRFYRASGAWIDWLIKHYGNALQWVLKHQPLTLLVAVASLVLTVFLYMVVPKGFFPVQDTGVIQGISEAPQSTSFAAMSERQQALSKVILQDPAVQSLSSYIGVDGDNATLNSGRLLINLKPHGERDVTATEVISRLQPQLDRLVGIRLFMQPVQDLSIEDRVSRTQYQFSLSSPDADLLSQWSGKLVQALQQRPELADVASDLQDKGLQVYLVIDRDMASRLGINVAQITNALYDAFGQRQISTIYTQASQYRVVLQSKDAAVIGPQALESIHVKAADGGQVRLSALARIEQRQAQLAISHIGQFPAVTLSFNLGHGASLGEAVQVIEQVQKDIGMPLGVQTRFQGAAEAFQASLSSTLLLILAAVVTMYIVLGVLYESYIHPVTILSTLPSAAVGALLALLISGNDLGMIAIIGIILLIGIVKKNAIMMIDFALEAERHQGMSPRDAIYQAALLRFRPILMTTLAALFGAVPLMLATGSGAELRQPLGLVMVGGLLVSQVLTLFTTPVIYLYFDRLARRWRPATDVKKAEA from the coding sequence ATGAACCTCTCGCGTCTGTTCATCCTGCGGCCGGTCGCCACCACGCTGAGCATGCTGGCCATCGTCCTGGCCGGCCTGATCGCCTACAAGCTGCTGCCGGTTTCCGCTTTACCGCAGGTGGATTACCCGACCATCCGCGTCATGACGCTGTACCCCGGTGCCAGCCCGCAGGTGATGACCAGCGCGGTCACCGCTCCGCTCGAGCGCCAGTTCGGCCAGATGCCGGGCCTGAGCCAGATGGCCTCGACCAGCTCCGGCGGGGCGTCGGTGCTGACCCTGCGTTTCAACCTCGACATGAACATGGACGTTGCCGAGCAACAGGTGCAGGCCGCGATCAACGCCGCCAGTAACTTGCTGCCCAGCGACCTGCCGGCACCGCCGGTGTACAACAAGGTCAACCCGGCCGACACCCCGGTGCTGACCCTGGCCATTTCCAGCAAGACCATGCCGCTGCCCAAGCTCAACGACCTGGTCGATACGCGTGTGGCGCAAAAGCTCGCGCAGATCAGCGGCGTGGGCATGGTCAGCATTGCCGGCGGCCAGCGCCAGGCGGTACGCATCAAGGTCAACGTCGACGCCCTGGCGGCCAATGGCCTGAACCTGGATGACGTGCGTACGCTGATCGGTGCCTCGAACGTGAACCAGCCCAAGGGCAATTTCGATGGCCCCACCCGGGTGTCGATGCTCGATGCCAATGACCAGCTGCGTTCCCCCGAGGAATACGCCAACCTGATCCTGGCCTACACCAACGGTGCGCCGTTGCGTCTGAAAGACGTGGCCGAAATCGTCGATGGTGCAGAAAACGAGCGCCTGGCCGCCTGGGCCAACGAAAACCACGCGGTGCTGCTGAACATCCAGCGCCAGCCAGGCGCCAACGTCATCGAAGTGGTCGACCGCATCAAGGAACTGTTGCCGTCGATCACCGACAACCTGCCGGCGGGCCTCGATGTGTCGGTGCTGACCGACCGCACCCAGACCATTCGCGCCGCAGTCAAGGACGTACAGCATGAACTGCTGATCGCCATCGTCCTGGTGGTAATGGTCACCTTCGTATTCCTGCGCCGTTTCAGCGCCACCCTCATTCCGTCGATTGCCGTGCCATTGTCGCTGATCGGCACGTTCGGCGTGATGTACCTGGCGGGTTTCTCGGTGAACAACCTGACGCTGATGGCCCTGACCATTGCCACCGGGTTTGTGGTCGACGACGCCATCGTCATGCTGGAGAACATCTCCCGGCACATCGAAGAGGGCGAGACGCCCATGCAGGCGGCGCTCAAGGGTGCCCGGCAGATCGGCTTCACCCTGATTTCGCTAACCTTCTCGCTGATTGCAGTACTGATCCCGCTGCTGTTCATGGCTGACGTGGTCGGCCGCCTGTTCCGCGAGTTCGCCATCACCCTGGCGGTGGCCATCCTGATTTCCCTGGTGGTGTCGCTGACCCTGACGCCGATGATGTGCGCGCGCCTGCTCAAGCGCGAGCCCAAGGAAGAAGAACAAGGCCGCTTTTACCGCGCCAGCGGCGCCTGGATCGACTGGCTGATCAAACATTACGGCAACGCCCTGCAGTGGGTACTCAAGCACCAGCCGCTGACCCTGCTGGTAGCCGTGGCCAGCCTGGTACTGACCGTCTTCCTGTACATGGTGGTACCCAAGGGCTTCTTCCCGGTGCAGGACACAGGGGTGATCCAGGGCATTTCCGAAGCACCGCAGTCCACTTCGTTTGCCGCCATGAGCGAGCGCCAGCAGGCCCTGAGCAAGGTGATCCTGCAGGACCCTGCCGTGCAGAGCCTGTCATCCTACATTGGCGTCGATGGCGACAACGCCACGCTCAACAGCGGCCGCCTGCTGATCAACCTCAAGCCACACGGCGAACGCGATGTCACCGCCACTGAAGTGATCAGCCGCTTGCAGCCGCAACTTGACCGGCTGGTGGGCATCCGCCTGTTCATGCAACCGGTGCAGGACCTGAGCATCGAAGACCGGGTCAGCCGTACCCAGTACCAGTTCAGCCTGTCATCGCCGGACGCCGACCTGCTTTCGCAGTGGAGCGGCAAACTGGTGCAGGCGCTGCAGCAGCGCCCGGAACTGGCCGACGTGGCCAGTGACCTGCAGGACAAGGGCCTGCAGGTGTACCTGGTGATCGACCGTGACATGGCCAGCCGCCTGGGCATCAACGTGGCGCAGATCACCAACGCCCTGTACGACGCCTTCGGCCAGCGGCAGATCTCGACCATCTACACCCAGGCCAGCCAGTACCGCGTGGTGTTGCAGTCGAAGGACGCGGCAGTCATCGGCCCACAGGCGCTGGAGTCGATCCACGTCAAGGCCGCCGATGGCGGCCAGGTAAGGCTGTCGGCACTGGCGCGCATCGAGCAGCGCCAGGCCCAACTGGCCATTTCCCACATCGGCCAGTTCCCGGCGGTGACCCTGTCGTTCAACCTTGGCCACGGTGCATCGCTGGGCGAGGCGGTGCAGGTGATCGAGCAGGTGCAGAAAGACATCGGCATGCCGCTGGGGGTACAAACCCGCTTCCAGGGCGCGGCGGAGGCTTTCCAGGCGTCACTGTCGAGCACCTTGCTGCTGATTCTGGCGGCGGTGGTGACCATGTACATCGTGCTGGGCGTGCTGTACGAAAGCTACATCCACCCGGTGACCATCCTCTCGACCCTGCCGTCGGCGGCGGTGGGGGCCTTGCTGGCCTTGCTCATCAGCGGCAACGACCTGGGCATGATCGCCATCATCGGCATCATCCTGCTGATCGGCATCGTCAAGAAGAACGCGATCATGATGATCGACTTTGCCCTTGAGGCCGAGCGCCATCAGGGCATGAGCCCGCGCGATGCGATTTACCAGGCGGCGCTGCTGCGCTTCCGGCCGATCCTGATGACCACCCTGGCCGCGCTGTTTGGTGCCGTGCCGCTGATGCTCGCCACCGGTTCCGGGGCCGAGCTGCGCCAGCCGCTGGGCCTGGTGATGGTCGGCGGGTTGCTGGTCAGCCAGGTGCTGACGCTGTTCACCACGCCGGTCATCTACCTGTACTTCGACCGCTTGGCCCGCCGCTGGCGCCCGGCCACTGACGTGAAGAAGGCCGAGGCATGA
- a CDS encoding efflux RND transporter permease subunit, whose amino-acid sequence MNLSGPFIRRPVATMLLSLAIMLLGGVSFGLLPVSPLPQMDFPVIVVSANLSGASPEVMASTVATPLERKLGSIAGVTTLTSSSNQGSTRVIIGFEMGRDIDGAAREVQAAINATRNLLPSGMRSMPTYKKINPSQAPIMVLSLTSDVLQKGQLYDLADTILSQSLAQVSGVGEVQIGGSSLPAVRIAVEPQLLNQYGVSLDDVRTAVSNANQRRPMGFVEDAERNWQVRANDQLESAQDYEPVVIRQQSGTILRLSDVATITDGVENRYNSGFFNDQSAVLLVVNRQTGANIIETVDQIKAQLPALQSLLPANVQLNVAMDRSPVIKATLKEAEHTLLIAVVLVILVVYLFLGSLRASLIPSLAVPVSLVGTFAVMYLCGFSLNNLSLMALILATGLVVDDAIVVLENISRHIEDGQPPMKAAFLGAKEVGFTLLSMNVSLVAVFVSILFMGGIVRNLFQEFSITLAAAIIVSLVVSLTLTPMLCARWLKPHQAEPTRVQRWSDKVHQRMVNAYDRSLGWVLRHKGLTLLSLLATIAINIALYVVVPKTLMPQQDTGQLMGFIRGDDGLSFSVMQPKMEIYRRALLADPAVQSVAGFIGGNSGTNNAMVLVRLKPISERKIDAQKVIERLRKEMPKVPGGRLFLMADQDLQLGGGGRDQSSSQYLYTLQSGDLAALRQWFPKVVAALRALPELTAIDARDGSGTQQVTLVVDRDQAKRLGIDMDMVTTVLNNAYSQRQISTIYDSLNQYQVVLEINPKYAWDPSTLEQVQVITADGARVPLSTIARYENSLANDRVSHEGQFASEDIAFDVAEGYSPDQAMAALERAVAKLGLPEEVIAKLGGTADAFAKTQQGQPFMILGALLLVYLVLGILYESYIHPLTILSTLPSAGVGALLTLYVTGGEFSLISLLGLFLLIGVVKKNAILMIDLALQLERHQRMSPEESIRRACLLRLRPILMTTLAAILGALPLLLSHAEGAEMRQPLGLTIIGGLVFSQVLTLYTTPVVYLYLDRLRHRFNRWRGVRTDAALETPL is encoded by the coding sequence ATGAACCTGTCTGGTCCTTTCATCCGTCGCCCTGTAGCGACCATGCTGCTGAGCCTGGCGATCATGCTGCTGGGCGGAGTCAGCTTCGGTCTCTTGCCTGTGTCACCGCTGCCGCAGATGGACTTCCCCGTAATCGTGGTGTCGGCCAACTTGTCCGGCGCCAGCCCGGAGGTCATGGCCTCCACCGTGGCCACGCCACTGGAGCGCAAGCTGGGCAGCATCGCCGGCGTGACCACATTGACCAGCAGCTCCAACCAGGGCTCCACGCGGGTCATCATCGGCTTCGAGATGGGCCGCGACATCGACGGCGCGGCGCGCGAGGTGCAGGCAGCGATCAACGCCACCCGTAACCTGCTGCCCAGCGGCATGCGCAGCATGCCCACCTACAAGAAGATCAACCCGTCGCAAGCACCGATCATGGTGCTGTCGCTGACGTCGGACGTGCTGCAGAAAGGCCAGCTGTACGACCTGGCCGACACTATCCTGTCGCAGAGCCTGGCCCAGGTATCGGGGGTAGGGGAGGTGCAGATCGGCGGCAGTTCGCTGCCGGCGGTGCGCATTGCCGTCGAGCCGCAATTGCTCAACCAGTACGGCGTGTCGCTGGACGATGTGCGTACTGCCGTGTCCAACGCCAACCAGCGCCGGCCCATGGGCTTTGTCGAGGATGCCGAGCGTAACTGGCAGGTGAGGGCCAACGACCAGCTGGAAAGCGCCCAGGATTACGAGCCGGTGGTGATCCGGCAGCAGAGCGGCACCATCCTGCGCCTGTCCGACGTGGCCACCATTACCGATGGCGTGGAAAACCGCTACAACAGCGGTTTCTTCAATGACCAGAGCGCGGTGCTGCTGGTGGTCAACCGCCAGACCGGTGCCAACATCATCGAAACGGTCGACCAGATCAAGGCGCAGTTGCCAGCGCTGCAGTCGTTGCTGCCAGCCAATGTGCAACTGAACGTGGCAATGGACCGCTCGCCGGTGATCAAGGCCACCCTGAAGGAGGCCGAACACACCCTGCTGATCGCTGTGGTGCTGGTGATCCTGGTGGTGTACCTGTTCCTCGGCAGCCTGCGCGCCTCACTCATCCCCAGCCTGGCAGTGCCAGTGTCGCTGGTGGGGACTTTCGCGGTCATGTACCTGTGCGGCTTCTCGCTCAACAACCTGTCGCTGATGGCCTTGATCCTTGCCACTGGCCTGGTGGTGGACGACGCCATCGTGGTGCTGGAGAACATCTCGCGGCACATCGAGGACGGCCAGCCGCCGATGAAGGCGGCCTTCCTGGGGGCCAAGGAAGTGGGCTTCACATTGCTGTCGATGAACGTGTCGCTGGTGGCGGTATTCGTCTCCATCCTGTTCATGGGCGGCATCGTGCGCAACCTGTTCCAGGAGTTCTCGATCACACTGGCGGCGGCGATCATCGTGTCGCTGGTGGTATCGCTGACCCTCACGCCGATGCTGTGCGCGCGCTGGCTCAAGCCACACCAGGCCGAGCCGACTCGCGTGCAGCGCTGGAGCGACAAGGTGCACCAGCGCATGGTCAACGCCTATGACCGCAGCCTGGGTTGGGTCTTGCGCCACAAGGGCCTGACCCTGCTCAGCCTGCTGGCGACCATTGCTATCAACATCGCCCTGTATGTGGTGGTGCCCAAGACGCTGATGCCGCAGCAGGACACTGGCCAGCTGATGGGCTTTATCCGCGGTGATGACGGCCTGTCGTTCAGCGTGATGCAGCCGAAAATGGAGATCTACCGGCGCGCCTTGCTGGCCGACCCGGCAGTGCAGAGCGTTGCCGGTTTCATCGGTGGCAACAGCGGCACCAACAATGCCATGGTGCTGGTGCGCCTGAAGCCGATCAGCGAGCGCAAGATCGATGCGCAGAAGGTGATCGAGCGCCTGCGCAAGGAAATGCCCAAAGTGCCCGGAGGTCGGCTGTTCCTGATGGCCGACCAGGACCTTCAACTGGGTGGCGGCGGGCGTGACCAGAGCTCGTCGCAGTACCTGTATACCCTGCAGAGCGGCGACCTGGCGGCATTGCGCCAGTGGTTCCCCAAGGTGGTTGCGGCGCTGCGTGCACTGCCGGAGCTGACCGCCATCGACGCCCGTGACGGCTCCGGTACCCAGCAGGTGACGCTGGTGGTCGACCGTGACCAGGCCAAGCGCCTGGGCATCGACATGGACATGGTGACCACGGTCCTTAACAACGCCTACAGCCAGCGTCAGATCTCCACCATCTACGACAGCCTCAACCAGTACCAGGTGGTGCTGGAGATCAACCCCAAATACGCCTGGGACCCGAGCACGCTGGAGCAGGTGCAAGTGATTACCGCCGACGGCGCTCGCGTGCCGCTGTCGACCATCGCCCGCTACGAGAACAGCCTGGCCAACGACCGGGTCAGCCACGAAGGCCAGTTCGCCTCGGAAGACATCGCCTTCGACGTCGCCGAAGGCTACAGCCCCGACCAGGCCATGGCGGCGCTGGAACGTGCGGTGGCCAAACTTGGCTTGCCCGAAGAGGTAATTGCCAAGCTGGGTGGTACGGCCGATGCCTTCGCCAAGACCCAGCAGGGCCAGCCGTTCATGATCCTTGGCGCACTGCTGCTGGTGTATCTGGTGCTGGGCATTCTTTATGAAAGCTATATCCACCCGCTGACCATTCTCTCGACACTGCCTTCGGCAGGCGTTGGTGCCTTGCTGACGTTGTACGTCACCGGTGGCGAATTCAGCTTGATCTCGCTGTTGGGGTTGTTCCTGCTGATCGGTGTGGTGAAGAAGAACGCCATTTTGATGATCGACCTGGCCTTGCAGCTGGAGCGCCATCAGCGCATGTCGCCGGAAGAGTCGATCCGCCGTGCCTGCCTGCTGCGCCTGCGACCGATCCTGATGACCACCCTGGCCGCCATCCTTGGCGCCTTGCCGCTGCTGCTGAGCCATGCCGAAGGCGCGGAAATGCGCCAGCCGCTGGGCCTGACCATCATCGGTGGCCTGGTGTTCAGCCAGGTCCTCACCCTTTACACGACGCCGGTTGTCTACCTGTACCTGGACCGCCTGCGCCACCGTTTCAACCGTTGGCGCGGCGTGCGCACCGACGCCGCCCTGGAAACCCCGCTATGA